In Vespa crabro chromosome 7, iyVesCrab1.2, whole genome shotgun sequence, a single window of DNA contains:
- the LOC124425457 gene encoding anoctamin-8 isoform X2: MPGGEGSPINLLDHHGTSTTPSGITSAQCPKSDDEAGSTTENATATEKDASASTMTSVPAGEGLRRRKVIHAAKETLDKASRLLRRKIPCAGHLMTPRRLWIQKVPTQKCDVVMMFPNGASDETLMWLLGRLRAGTPGLVVHVRHHASSDSYGFYLTAPFSVLLKAAEEVHLPKALRQEYGGGLKEFVGSEASCFKGSDDEAHFFTTQERQSLVLHLLHTLRAGPQDLHSLSGLKLVEGQAIIPKCISAGIISQVFPLHELPALEQLRKTWVRAFFSPQPLDDICKYFGVKISMYFAWLGHYTTALIVPAAVGVIYWVGIIGRNQAVEDVAYVLFSVFNVIWATVYLETWKRRGAELAYRWGTLDQRDDLLVEPRPLFTGTLEISPVTGRLEPTYPRWRRNVFRYFVSVPIIAACLFFVFVVMILSFQIQDWWDARLEAGGYGFWLSYVPKVLLAVVIALMDEAYFKVAVWLNDLENYRLDTEYENHLIYKVALFQFVNSFLSLFYIAFYLQDQERLKEQLAALLIARQVIGNLKESAIPYLVEQLRLAQLSFELFGALSPSEARLPPGNEEDDEKTKNSDEKDERTETGKTKQPRNVSQAELESSLYRVGHTTNSLLSDVTLKYDRAFSEHLEMLSQLGYVCLFSSAFPLAAVAALLGNLIELRGDAFKLCYVLQRPFGRRVSNIGTWQNAMEAMGFVAILVNCALISRSGQVQRMFPEMSATQTILLIVALEHIMLAIRFIITCAIPDIPHWVATEMAKVEFLRREAVRRLSSTPSPEQQPSTVIADGESEEPHLLSERTGDASMSSQPDSPTLASTTQTPSRPSTPSAASIPRIAETSLTAESPGSIGSSSEISNSFLSENNIGSNRDIHNTPRCSIPGGERGRRSREWLSNEPESSNTGDHYGHHLTIGPHGGVDWVRKLVLEPGGRKSSDSEISAVGSVTGTAEELTLHRSTDCIVSKDLASSSDSDLLKSAPPWVITHRNPKFRFSPEKEREREKAEKQQHYQHHQQRETTHEHRDRQAYVPEKEKDSGVGGLSDSSKTISSQEEEKPSREDREAKKTRVKQSLMKRARSVAIFSLKLKERRAREAELKAKEAEREARWQQPQSCVGGELSCIPIEKLISVDDIAAMEMRRMNH, translated from the exons ATGCCAGGCGGCGAGGGGTCCCCGATCAATCTCCTCGACCACCACGGAACATCGACTACCCCTAGCGGTATAACGTCGGCTCAGTGTCCGAAGAGCGATGACGAGGCTGGAAGCACGACCGAAAACGCAACTGCTACCGAAAAGGACGCGAGTGCATCGACGATGACGAGTGTCCCGGCCGGTGAGGGACTTAGACGGAGGAAGGTCATACACGCGGCCAAAGAGACATTAGACAAGG cATCACGTTTATTGAGACGTAAGATACCATGCGCTGGCCACTTGATGACCCCCCGCCGCCTATGGATACAAAAAGTACCCACTCAG AAATGCGACGTCGTGATGATGTTTCCGAACGGTGCAAGCGACGAAACTTTGATGTGGCTTTTAGGCCGACTTCGGGCTGGGACCCCTGGCCTAGTCGTACACGTCAGACATCATGCCTCTTCAGATAGTTACGGGTTTTACTTAACGGCACCTTTTAGCGT TTTGTTGAAAGCCGCGGAGGAAGTACACTTGCCAAAAGCTCTACGCCAAGAATATGGCGGAGGTTTGAAGGAATTCGTAGGCTCCGAAGCGAGCTGCTTCAAAGGAAGCGACGACGAAGCTCATTTTTTTACTACCCAAGAAAGACAGTCCCTGGTATTACACCTACTTCATACGTTAAGAGCAGGTCCGCAGGATCTTCACAGTTTATCAGGATTAAAATTGGTGGAAGGACAAGCCATTATTCCTAAGTGCATCTCGGCAGGCATTATATCACAG GTCTTCCCATTACATGAACTACCGGCATTAGAACAATTACGAAAGACATGGGTTCGCGCATTTTTTAGTCCCCAACCATTGGACGATATCTGTAAATATTTTGGGGTAAAAATCAGCATGTACTTCGCATGGCTCGGACATTACACCACCGCTTTAATCGTTCCCGCTGCTGTGGGTGTCATATACTGG GTCGGCATCATCGGTAGGAACCAAGCGGTGGAAGATGTGGCGTACGTGCTTTTCTCAGTCTTCAATGTAATTTGGGCGACAGTTTATCTAGAAACTTGGAAACGAAGAGGTGCCGAATTGGCCTATAGATGGGGTACTTTAGATCAAAGAGATGATTTGTTGGTTGAACCTAGACCTCTCTTCACG GGTACTCTAGAAATATCACCTGTCACGGGAAGACTAGAACCAACTTATCCCAGATGGCGAAGAAatgtttttcgatattttgtcAGCGTACCCATCATCGCCGCTTGtctatttttcgttttcgtcgtcATGATTCTGAGCTTCCAAATACAG GATTGGTGGGACGCACGTCTTGAAGCGGGAGGCTACGGATTTTGGCTAAGTTACGTGCCAAAAGTATTATTGGCCGTTGTAATCGCCTTAATGGACGAGGCGTACTTCAAAGTCGCAGTCTGGTTGAACGACTTGG AAAACTATCGACTAGACACCGAGTACGAGAATCATCTGATCTACAAGGTGGCACTG TTTCAGTTCGTAAACTCCttcctatcgttattttacatCGCCTTCTATCTTCAAGACCAAGAAAGACTCAAGGAG caacTGGCCGCGTTACTGATAGCACGGCAAGTGATTGGAAATCTTAAAGAATCCGCAATACCATATTTGGTAGAGCAACTGCGTCTAGCGCAACTGAGTTTTGAGCTTTTTGGTGCTCTGAGTCCAAGCGAAGCGAGATTACCACCTGGTAACGAGGAGGACGACGAGAAAACGAAGAATTCCGATGAGAAGGATGAACGAACAGAAACGGGAAAGACGAAGCAACCGAGGAACGTTAGCCAAGCTGAGTTGGAGAGTTCTCTCTACAGAGTAGGACACACCACTAATTCTCTTCTTAGTGACGTTACTTTGAAG TACGATCGAGCATTCTCGGAACATTTAGAAATGCTCTCGCAATTAGGATATGTATGTCTCTTCTCGTCAGCGTTTCCTTTAGCTGCCGTTGCTGCGTTACTTGGTAATCTGATCGAATTACGAGGAGATGCATTTAAGTTATGTTACGTTCTCCAACGACCCTTCGGACGTAGGGTATCAAATATCGGCACTTGGCAG AACGCTATGGAAGCTATGGGATTCGTCGCGATTTTAGTTAATTGCGCATTAATCAGTCGAAGCGGACAGGTACAACGAATGTTTCCAGAGATGTCTGCGACGCAAACAATTTTACTAATAGTCGCATTGGAACACATTATGCTAGCAATCAGATTTATTATAACCTGTGCTATACCGGATATACCACATTGGGTTGCTACGGAAATGGCCAAAGTTGAATTTTTGAGAAGGGAGGCAGTGAGAAGATTGTCCTCGACACCATCACCGGAACAACAACCTTCTACAGTCATAG CAGACGGAGAGAGCGAAGAGCCACATCTGTTGAGCGAACGTACCGGAGACGCTTCGATGTCCAGCCAACCAGATAGTCCTACTTTAGCATCGACGACCCAAACACCGAGCAGACCATCAACTCCAAGTGCCGCATCGATACCAAGAATCGCGGAGACATCGCTTACGGCTGAGTCACCCGGTAGTATTGGAAGTAGCAGCGAGATCAGCAATTCCTTCCtttctgaaaataatattggCAGTAATCGAGACATTCATAATACACCAAGATGCTCCATACctggaggagaaagag GCCGACGATCGAGAGAGTGGTTAAGCAACGAACCAGAATCATCGAACACGGGAGATCATTATGGTCATCACTTGACAATCGGTCCTCACGGGGGTGTCGATTGGGTACGCAAATTAGTCTTGGAACCAGGTGGACGAAAATCGAGCGATTCTGAGATCAGTGCAGTTGGTTCCGTAACCGGAACTGCCGAAGAATTAACTCTCCATAGATCCACCGATTGCATTGTTTCAAAAGATCTGGCTTCGTCCTCGGATAGTGATCTGTTAaa GTCTGCTCCGCCATGGGTGATAACTCACAGAAATCCAAAATTCCGTTTTTCACCGGAGAAGGAAAGGGAACGAGAGAAGGCAGAGAAGCAGCAACATTATCAGCATCATCAACAGAGAGAAACAACGCACGAGCACCGTGATCGACAAGCTTACGTAcccgaaaaggaaaaggattcGGGTGTTGGTGGTCTGTCAGATTCGAGCAAGACGATTTCGAGtcaagaggaagagaaaccAAGTAGGGAGGATCGCGAAGCAAAAAAAACGAGAGTAAAACAGAGTCTTATGAAGAGAGCACGCTCGGTCGCTATATTctcgttaaaattaaaagaacgaAGGGCGAGAGAGGCCGAACTTAAAGCGAAGGAAGCAGAGAGGGAAGCTAGATGGCAGCAACCTCAGTCATGCGTCGGCGGTGAACTATCTTGCATTCCCATAGAGAAGCTTATATCTGTGGACGACATTGCGGCCATGGAGATGCGCAGAATGAATCATTAG
- the LOC124425457 gene encoding anoctamin-8 isoform X1 yields MPGGEGSPINLLDHHGTSTTPSGITSAQCPKSDDEAGSTTENATATEKDASASTMTSVPAGEGLRRRKVIHAAKETLDKASRLLRRKIPCAGHLMTPRRLWIQKVPTQKCDVVMMFPNGASDETLMWLLGRLRAGTPGLVVHVRHHASSDSYGFYLTAPFSVLLKAAEEVHLPKALRQEYGGGLKEFVGSEASCFKGSDDEAHFFTTQERQSLVLHLLHTLRAGPQDLHSLSGLKLVEGQAIIPKCISAGIISQVFPLHELPALEQLRKTWVRAFFSPQPLDDICKYFGVKISMYFAWLGHYTTALIVPAAVGVIYWVGIIGRNQAVEDVAYVLFSVFNVIWATVYLETWKRRGAELAYRWGTLDQRDDLLVEPRPLFTGTLEISPVTGRLEPTYPRWRRNVFRYFVSVPIIAACLFFVFVVMILSFQIQDWWDARLEAGGYGFWLSYVPKVLLAVVIALMDEAYFKVAVWLNDLENYRLDTEYENHLIYKVALFQFVNSFLSLFYIAFYLQDQERLKEQLAALLIARQVIGNLKESAIPYLVEQLRLAQLSFELFGALSPSEARLPPGNEEDDEKTKNSDEKDERTETGKTKQPRNVSQAELESSLYRVGHTTNSLLSDVTLKYDRAFSEHLEMLSQLGYVCLFSSAFPLAAVAALLGNLIELRGDAFKLCYVLQRPFGRRVSNIGTWQNAMEAMGFVAILVNCALISRSGQVQRMFPEMSATQTILLIVALEHIMLAIRFIITCAIPDIPHWVATEMAKVEFLRREAVRRLSSTPSPEQQPSTVIGRFVVSPADGESEEPHLLSERTGDASMSSQPDSPTLASTTQTPSRPSTPSAASIPRIAETSLTAESPGSIGSSSEISNSFLSENNIGSNRDIHNTPRCSIPGGERGRRSREWLSNEPESSNTGDHYGHHLTIGPHGGVDWVRKLVLEPGGRKSSDSEISAVGSVTGTAEELTLHRSTDCIVSKDLASSSDSDLLKSAPPWVITHRNPKFRFSPEKEREREKAEKQQHYQHHQQRETTHEHRDRQAYVPEKEKDSGVGGLSDSSKTISSQEEEKPSREDREAKKTRVKQSLMKRARSVAIFSLKLKERRAREAELKAKEAEREARWQQPQSCVGGELSCIPIEKLISVDDIAAMEMRRMNH; encoded by the exons ATGCCAGGCGGCGAGGGGTCCCCGATCAATCTCCTCGACCACCACGGAACATCGACTACCCCTAGCGGTATAACGTCGGCTCAGTGTCCGAAGAGCGATGACGAGGCTGGAAGCACGACCGAAAACGCAACTGCTACCGAAAAGGACGCGAGTGCATCGACGATGACGAGTGTCCCGGCCGGTGAGGGACTTAGACGGAGGAAGGTCATACACGCGGCCAAAGAGACATTAGACAAGG cATCACGTTTATTGAGACGTAAGATACCATGCGCTGGCCACTTGATGACCCCCCGCCGCCTATGGATACAAAAAGTACCCACTCAG AAATGCGACGTCGTGATGATGTTTCCGAACGGTGCAAGCGACGAAACTTTGATGTGGCTTTTAGGCCGACTTCGGGCTGGGACCCCTGGCCTAGTCGTACACGTCAGACATCATGCCTCTTCAGATAGTTACGGGTTTTACTTAACGGCACCTTTTAGCGT TTTGTTGAAAGCCGCGGAGGAAGTACACTTGCCAAAAGCTCTACGCCAAGAATATGGCGGAGGTTTGAAGGAATTCGTAGGCTCCGAAGCGAGCTGCTTCAAAGGAAGCGACGACGAAGCTCATTTTTTTACTACCCAAGAAAGACAGTCCCTGGTATTACACCTACTTCATACGTTAAGAGCAGGTCCGCAGGATCTTCACAGTTTATCAGGATTAAAATTGGTGGAAGGACAAGCCATTATTCCTAAGTGCATCTCGGCAGGCATTATATCACAG GTCTTCCCATTACATGAACTACCGGCATTAGAACAATTACGAAAGACATGGGTTCGCGCATTTTTTAGTCCCCAACCATTGGACGATATCTGTAAATATTTTGGGGTAAAAATCAGCATGTACTTCGCATGGCTCGGACATTACACCACCGCTTTAATCGTTCCCGCTGCTGTGGGTGTCATATACTGG GTCGGCATCATCGGTAGGAACCAAGCGGTGGAAGATGTGGCGTACGTGCTTTTCTCAGTCTTCAATGTAATTTGGGCGACAGTTTATCTAGAAACTTGGAAACGAAGAGGTGCCGAATTGGCCTATAGATGGGGTACTTTAGATCAAAGAGATGATTTGTTGGTTGAACCTAGACCTCTCTTCACG GGTACTCTAGAAATATCACCTGTCACGGGAAGACTAGAACCAACTTATCCCAGATGGCGAAGAAatgtttttcgatattttgtcAGCGTACCCATCATCGCCGCTTGtctatttttcgttttcgtcgtcATGATTCTGAGCTTCCAAATACAG GATTGGTGGGACGCACGTCTTGAAGCGGGAGGCTACGGATTTTGGCTAAGTTACGTGCCAAAAGTATTATTGGCCGTTGTAATCGCCTTAATGGACGAGGCGTACTTCAAAGTCGCAGTCTGGTTGAACGACTTGG AAAACTATCGACTAGACACCGAGTACGAGAATCATCTGATCTACAAGGTGGCACTG TTTCAGTTCGTAAACTCCttcctatcgttattttacatCGCCTTCTATCTTCAAGACCAAGAAAGACTCAAGGAG caacTGGCCGCGTTACTGATAGCACGGCAAGTGATTGGAAATCTTAAAGAATCCGCAATACCATATTTGGTAGAGCAACTGCGTCTAGCGCAACTGAGTTTTGAGCTTTTTGGTGCTCTGAGTCCAAGCGAAGCGAGATTACCACCTGGTAACGAGGAGGACGACGAGAAAACGAAGAATTCCGATGAGAAGGATGAACGAACAGAAACGGGAAAGACGAAGCAACCGAGGAACGTTAGCCAAGCTGAGTTGGAGAGTTCTCTCTACAGAGTAGGACACACCACTAATTCTCTTCTTAGTGACGTTACTTTGAAG TACGATCGAGCATTCTCGGAACATTTAGAAATGCTCTCGCAATTAGGATATGTATGTCTCTTCTCGTCAGCGTTTCCTTTAGCTGCCGTTGCTGCGTTACTTGGTAATCTGATCGAATTACGAGGAGATGCATTTAAGTTATGTTACGTTCTCCAACGACCCTTCGGACGTAGGGTATCAAATATCGGCACTTGGCAG AACGCTATGGAAGCTATGGGATTCGTCGCGATTTTAGTTAATTGCGCATTAATCAGTCGAAGCGGACAGGTACAACGAATGTTTCCAGAGATGTCTGCGACGCAAACAATTTTACTAATAGTCGCATTGGAACACATTATGCTAGCAATCAGATTTATTATAACCTGTGCTATACCGGATATACCACATTGGGTTGCTACGGAAATGGCCAAAGTTGAATTTTTGAGAAGGGAGGCAGTGAGAAGATTGTCCTCGACACCATCACCGGAACAACAACCTTCTACAGTCATAG GGAGATTCGTGGTGAGTCCAGCAGACGGAGAGAGCGAAGAGCCACATCTGTTGAGCGAACGTACCGGAGACGCTTCGATGTCCAGCCAACCAGATAGTCCTACTTTAGCATCGACGACCCAAACACCGAGCAGACCATCAACTCCAAGTGCCGCATCGATACCAAGAATCGCGGAGACATCGCTTACGGCTGAGTCACCCGGTAGTATTGGAAGTAGCAGCGAGATCAGCAATTCCTTCCtttctgaaaataatattggCAGTAATCGAGACATTCATAATACACCAAGATGCTCCATACctggaggagaaagag GCCGACGATCGAGAGAGTGGTTAAGCAACGAACCAGAATCATCGAACACGGGAGATCATTATGGTCATCACTTGACAATCGGTCCTCACGGGGGTGTCGATTGGGTACGCAAATTAGTCTTGGAACCAGGTGGACGAAAATCGAGCGATTCTGAGATCAGTGCAGTTGGTTCCGTAACCGGAACTGCCGAAGAATTAACTCTCCATAGATCCACCGATTGCATTGTTTCAAAAGATCTGGCTTCGTCCTCGGATAGTGATCTGTTAaa GTCTGCTCCGCCATGGGTGATAACTCACAGAAATCCAAAATTCCGTTTTTCACCGGAGAAGGAAAGGGAACGAGAGAAGGCAGAGAAGCAGCAACATTATCAGCATCATCAACAGAGAGAAACAACGCACGAGCACCGTGATCGACAAGCTTACGTAcccgaaaaggaaaaggattcGGGTGTTGGTGGTCTGTCAGATTCGAGCAAGACGATTTCGAGtcaagaggaagagaaaccAAGTAGGGAGGATCGCGAAGCAAAAAAAACGAGAGTAAAACAGAGTCTTATGAAGAGAGCACGCTCGGTCGCTATATTctcgttaaaattaaaagaacgaAGGGCGAGAGAGGCCGAACTTAAAGCGAAGGAAGCAGAGAGGGAAGCTAGATGGCAGCAACCTCAGTCATGCGTCGGCGGTGAACTATCTTGCATTCCCATAGAGAAGCTTATATCTGTGGACGACATTGCGGCCATGGAGATGCGCAGAATGAATCATTAG
- the LOC124425457 gene encoding anoctamin-8 isoform X3, translated as MPGGEGSPINLLDHHGTSTTPSGITSAQCPKSDDEAGSTTENATATEKDASASTMTSVPAGEGLRRRKVIHAAKETLDKASRLLRRKIPCAGHLMTPRRLWIQKVPTQKCDVVMMFPNGASDETLMWLLGRLRAGTPGLVVHVRHHASSDSYGFYLTAPFSVLLKAAEEVHLPKALRQEYGGGLKEFVGSEASCFKGSDDEAHFFTTQERQSLVLHLLHTLRAGPQDLHSLSGLKLVEGQAIIPKCISAGIISQVFPLHELPALEQLRKTWVRAFFSPQPLDDICKYFGVKISMYFAWLGHYTTALIVPAAVGVIYWVGIIGRNQAVEDVAYVLFSVFNVIWATVYLETWKRRGAELAYRWGTLDQRDDLLVEPRPLFTGTLEISPVTGRLEPTYPRWRRNVFRYFVSVPIIAACLFFVFVVMILSFQIQDWWDARLEAGGYGFWLSYVPKVLLAVVIALMDEAYFKVAVWLNDLENYRLDTEYENHLIYKVALFQFVNSFLSLFYIAFYLQDQERLKEQLAALLIARQVIGNLKESAIPYLVEQLRLAQLSFELFGALSPSEARLPPGNEEDDEKTKNSDEKDERTETGKTKQPRNVSQAELESSLYRYDRAFSEHLEMLSQLGYVCLFSSAFPLAAVAALLGNLIELRGDAFKLCYVLQRPFGRRVSNIGTWQNAMEAMGFVAILVNCALISRSGQVQRMFPEMSATQTILLIVALEHIMLAIRFIITCAIPDIPHWVATEMAKVEFLRREAVRRLSSTPSPEQQPSTVIGRFVVSPADGESEEPHLLSERTGDASMSSQPDSPTLASTTQTPSRPSTPSAASIPRIAETSLTAESPGSIGSSSEISNSFLSENNIGSNRDIHNTPRCSIPGGERGRRSREWLSNEPESSNTGDHYGHHLTIGPHGGVDWVRKLVLEPGGRKSSDSEISAVGSVTGTAEELTLHRSTDCIVSKDLASSSDSDLLKSAPPWVITHRNPKFRFSPEKEREREKAEKQQHYQHHQQRETTHEHRDRQAYVPEKEKDSGVGGLSDSSKTISSQEEEKPSREDREAKKTRVKQSLMKRARSVAIFSLKLKERRAREAELKAKEAEREARWQQPQSCVGGELSCIPIEKLISVDDIAAMEMRRMNH; from the exons ATGCCAGGCGGCGAGGGGTCCCCGATCAATCTCCTCGACCACCACGGAACATCGACTACCCCTAGCGGTATAACGTCGGCTCAGTGTCCGAAGAGCGATGACGAGGCTGGAAGCACGACCGAAAACGCAACTGCTACCGAAAAGGACGCGAGTGCATCGACGATGACGAGTGTCCCGGCCGGTGAGGGACTTAGACGGAGGAAGGTCATACACGCGGCCAAAGAGACATTAGACAAGG cATCACGTTTATTGAGACGTAAGATACCATGCGCTGGCCACTTGATGACCCCCCGCCGCCTATGGATACAAAAAGTACCCACTCAG AAATGCGACGTCGTGATGATGTTTCCGAACGGTGCAAGCGACGAAACTTTGATGTGGCTTTTAGGCCGACTTCGGGCTGGGACCCCTGGCCTAGTCGTACACGTCAGACATCATGCCTCTTCAGATAGTTACGGGTTTTACTTAACGGCACCTTTTAGCGT TTTGTTGAAAGCCGCGGAGGAAGTACACTTGCCAAAAGCTCTACGCCAAGAATATGGCGGAGGTTTGAAGGAATTCGTAGGCTCCGAAGCGAGCTGCTTCAAAGGAAGCGACGACGAAGCTCATTTTTTTACTACCCAAGAAAGACAGTCCCTGGTATTACACCTACTTCATACGTTAAGAGCAGGTCCGCAGGATCTTCACAGTTTATCAGGATTAAAATTGGTGGAAGGACAAGCCATTATTCCTAAGTGCATCTCGGCAGGCATTATATCACAG GTCTTCCCATTACATGAACTACCGGCATTAGAACAATTACGAAAGACATGGGTTCGCGCATTTTTTAGTCCCCAACCATTGGACGATATCTGTAAATATTTTGGGGTAAAAATCAGCATGTACTTCGCATGGCTCGGACATTACACCACCGCTTTAATCGTTCCCGCTGCTGTGGGTGTCATATACTGG GTCGGCATCATCGGTAGGAACCAAGCGGTGGAAGATGTGGCGTACGTGCTTTTCTCAGTCTTCAATGTAATTTGGGCGACAGTTTATCTAGAAACTTGGAAACGAAGAGGTGCCGAATTGGCCTATAGATGGGGTACTTTAGATCAAAGAGATGATTTGTTGGTTGAACCTAGACCTCTCTTCACG GGTACTCTAGAAATATCACCTGTCACGGGAAGACTAGAACCAACTTATCCCAGATGGCGAAGAAatgtttttcgatattttgtcAGCGTACCCATCATCGCCGCTTGtctatttttcgttttcgtcgtcATGATTCTGAGCTTCCAAATACAG GATTGGTGGGACGCACGTCTTGAAGCGGGAGGCTACGGATTTTGGCTAAGTTACGTGCCAAAAGTATTATTGGCCGTTGTAATCGCCTTAATGGACGAGGCGTACTTCAAAGTCGCAGTCTGGTTGAACGACTTGG AAAACTATCGACTAGACACCGAGTACGAGAATCATCTGATCTACAAGGTGGCACTG TTTCAGTTCGTAAACTCCttcctatcgttattttacatCGCCTTCTATCTTCAAGACCAAGAAAGACTCAAGGAG caacTGGCCGCGTTACTGATAGCACGGCAAGTGATTGGAAATCTTAAAGAATCCGCAATACCATATTTGGTAGAGCAACTGCGTCTAGCGCAACTGAGTTTTGAGCTTTTTGGTGCTCTGAGTCCAAGCGAAGCGAGATTACCACCTGGTAACGAGGAGGACGACGAGAAAACGAAGAATTCCGATGAGAAGGATGAACGAACAGAAACGGGAAAGACGAAGCAACCGAGGAACGTTAGCCAAGCTGAGTTGGAGAGTTCTCTCTACAGA TACGATCGAGCATTCTCGGAACATTTAGAAATGCTCTCGCAATTAGGATATGTATGTCTCTTCTCGTCAGCGTTTCCTTTAGCTGCCGTTGCTGCGTTACTTGGTAATCTGATCGAATTACGAGGAGATGCATTTAAGTTATGTTACGTTCTCCAACGACCCTTCGGACGTAGGGTATCAAATATCGGCACTTGGCAG AACGCTATGGAAGCTATGGGATTCGTCGCGATTTTAGTTAATTGCGCATTAATCAGTCGAAGCGGACAGGTACAACGAATGTTTCCAGAGATGTCTGCGACGCAAACAATTTTACTAATAGTCGCATTGGAACACATTATGCTAGCAATCAGATTTATTATAACCTGTGCTATACCGGATATACCACATTGGGTTGCTACGGAAATGGCCAAAGTTGAATTTTTGAGAAGGGAGGCAGTGAGAAGATTGTCCTCGACACCATCACCGGAACAACAACCTTCTACAGTCATAG GGAGATTCGTGGTGAGTCCAGCAGACGGAGAGAGCGAAGAGCCACATCTGTTGAGCGAACGTACCGGAGACGCTTCGATGTCCAGCCAACCAGATAGTCCTACTTTAGCATCGACGACCCAAACACCGAGCAGACCATCAACTCCAAGTGCCGCATCGATACCAAGAATCGCGGAGACATCGCTTACGGCTGAGTCACCCGGTAGTATTGGAAGTAGCAGCGAGATCAGCAATTCCTTCCtttctgaaaataatattggCAGTAATCGAGACATTCATAATACACCAAGATGCTCCATACctggaggagaaagag GCCGACGATCGAGAGAGTGGTTAAGCAACGAACCAGAATCATCGAACACGGGAGATCATTATGGTCATCACTTGACAATCGGTCCTCACGGGGGTGTCGATTGGGTACGCAAATTAGTCTTGGAACCAGGTGGACGAAAATCGAGCGATTCTGAGATCAGTGCAGTTGGTTCCGTAACCGGAACTGCCGAAGAATTAACTCTCCATAGATCCACCGATTGCATTGTTTCAAAAGATCTGGCTTCGTCCTCGGATAGTGATCTGTTAaa GTCTGCTCCGCCATGGGTGATAACTCACAGAAATCCAAAATTCCGTTTTTCACCGGAGAAGGAAAGGGAACGAGAGAAGGCAGAGAAGCAGCAACATTATCAGCATCATCAACAGAGAGAAACAACGCACGAGCACCGTGATCGACAAGCTTACGTAcccgaaaaggaaaaggattcGGGTGTTGGTGGTCTGTCAGATTCGAGCAAGACGATTTCGAGtcaagaggaagagaaaccAAGTAGGGAGGATCGCGAAGCAAAAAAAACGAGAGTAAAACAGAGTCTTATGAAGAGAGCACGCTCGGTCGCTATATTctcgttaaaattaaaagaacgaAGGGCGAGAGAGGCCGAACTTAAAGCGAAGGAAGCAGAGAGGGAAGCTAGATGGCAGCAACCTCAGTCATGCGTCGGCGGTGAACTATCTTGCATTCCCATAGAGAAGCTTATATCTGTGGACGACATTGCGGCCATGGAGATGCGCAGAATGAATCATTAG